A genomic stretch from Mya arenaria isolate MELC-2E11 chromosome 10, ASM2691426v1 includes:
- the LOC128204521 gene encoding uncharacterized protein LOC128204521 has protein sequence MGRTFGILLAMSLAAVCFAREPECSRFHYEEKLLEKVIRSEIRMESFEELLKKTTGSVEEKMQTIKALSNTVQELQREIQTLKSIDVKSSGIYTRWGRRSCPGTTELVYEGFAGGGEYNQYGASSNYICLPKDPIFNGDGRKAGSVSRVYGAEYETSDATFNTDLHDKEVPCAVCRVVGSIVMVPARNACYSGWHTEYSGYLMSSYHGHRGNKELVCMDGNPEIAEGSNADSQNGVLFYFAQAFCGSLKCPPYSENKALTCVMCSK, from the exons ATGGGGAGAACATTTGGCATTTTGTTGGCTATGTCACTTGCAGCTGTTTGCTTTGCGCGGGAGCCTGAATGTTCAAGGTTTCATTACGAGGAAAAGCTATTAGAAAAGGTGATCAGATCAGAAATCAGAATGGAATCGTTTGAGGAATTATTAAAGAAGACAACTGGCTCCGTGGAGGAAAAGATGCAGACGATTAAAG cacTATCAAACACTGTGCAAGAGCTGCAGAGAGAAATCCAAACATTGAAGTCCATTGACGTAAAGAGCAGTGGTATATACACGAGATGGGGACGGCGGTCATGCCCTGGAACCACGGAGCTGGTGTACGAAGGGTTTGCTGGCGGTGGAGAATACAATCAATATGGAGCAAGTAGTAATTATATTTGTCTGCCAAAGGACCCAATCTTTAATGGCGATGGACGAAAAGCGGGTTCAGTAAGCAGGGTTTACGGTGCTGAGTATGAAACAAGTGATGCAACGTTTAACACGGATTTACATGACAAAGAAGTTCCATGTGCCGTCTGTCGCGTTGTGGGAAGCATTGTCATGGTCCCGGCGAGGAATGCCTGTTATAGCGGATGGCATACGGAGTACTCTGGCTACTTGATGTCGTCTTATCACGGCCATAGAGGGAACAAGGAGCTCGTTTGTATGGACGGTAACCCTGAAATAGCGGAAGGAAGTAATGCTGATTCCCAGAatggtgttttgttttactttgctCAAGCATTTTGTGGCTCGTTAAAATGTCCTCCATATAGCGAAAACAAGGCGTTAACATGTGTGATGTGTTCTAAATAA